AAATAGGTGCGGCTTGCCTCGTTGATGACAAGACAATTGAATTGTTGGGTCGTCAATATCTTTATGAGGGTGCACTGGAATGTGATGGTGGCATCTACTGGAACTCAAAACTTCTCTAAGAAGTCACGCCTTGCCCGACAAGGGATGACCTGAGCAAATTGAAATAAAAAAAACTATCTAGTTAGACAATTTTGGGCACAACCGTATAAATCGCATATGAAACTTAATCAGAACATGTTCAACTTAAAtatattgtcctagtgaggaagtcATTCAACAGATCTATGAAGAACTTCTTATCCCTTTGGCATCTCACTGAACCACTGGTCTCACATGGGGCATCCATTTACTGTTTTATCAAGTTGAGAAAAATAAGCATACATAACAGATGCATAGATATAATGCAACATAAGCGTTGCCTCTAGGACGACCGTGGGCACTACCCCTAGCCCCCCTCCTCCATTATCTCCTCTTTGCTTGATGTCCCTAGAGGTGACCGTCAGGTAAGCCCATGTGCCGCCGGTGAAAGGGGTGGCGGGAATCTCGCGTCCTATGGGCGTGACGTGGCTTCCTGGAGGGGCTGTACCTGGCGGCGCTGCGGTGACAACATGGGGATGCCAGGCATGGATGTGGTGtgatttactccctccattccagaatataaggtgtattgatttccgtgcaagtcaaccatttgaaagtttgaccaagattatagaataaaaGCGAAAGTACTTTTAATGATAGTTCAAATTATATAAATTTCGTATTATGAATATCGATATATTTTTCTAGAAACTCAGTCAAACATGCACTCATTTGACttaaaaaaacaaatacaccttatatgaaGAAACGGGGGAAGTACGACGCAAGGGCCCTGGAACAGTGGTTCCACTCATAGCGGTGGCGGGCCCTCCGTCGGAAATGATGGGCCAGGAGGCGGCGTTATGCTCCTTAGGGCATCTCCACTAAGGCCCccaagaagcccccccccccccgggcgcttTTTTGGATGCCGGCGAGTAAAAGATGCCCCAGTCAGGGCCCCAAGACGTCGTTTTGCGCCGGATTTAGCAAAAGTTAGCGCCGGCACGCTCACCCTGCACCCAGCCCACCGGGGGGCAGCCGGGGACACCGGCATTAGCTTTTTGCAGGCGCTGCCCCACTTGccagcctctctccctctctccccctttctcTTCTCCAGGCCCACCCACGTNNNNNNNNNNNNNNNNNNNNNNNNNNNNNNNNNNNNNNNNNNNNNNNNNNNNNNNNNNNNNNNNNNNNNNNNNNNNNNNNNNNNNNNNNNNNNNNNNNNNNNNNNNNNNNNNNNNNNNNNNNNNNNNNNNNNNNNNNNNNNNNNNNNNNNNNNNNNNNNNNNNNNNNNNNNNNNNNNNNNNNNNNNNNNNNNNNNNNNNNNNNNNNNNNNNNNNNNNNNNNNNNNNNNNNNNNNNNNNNNNNNNNNNNNNNNNNNNNNNNNNNNNNNNNNNNNNNNNNNNNNNNNNNNNNNNNNNNNNNNNNNNNNNNNNNNNNNNNNNNNNNNNNNNNNNNNNNNNNNNNNNNNNNNNNNNNNNNNNNNNNNNNNNNNNNNNNNNNNNNNNNNNNNNNNNNNNNNNNNNNNNNNNNNNNNNNNNNNNNNNNNNNNNNNNNNNNNNNNNNNNNNNNNNNNNNNNNNNNNNNNNNNNNNNNNNNNNNNNNNNNNNNNNNNNNNNNNNNNNNNNNNNNNNNNNNNNNNNNNNNNNNNNNNNNNNNNNNNNNNNNNNNNNNNNNNNNNNNNNNNNNNNNNNNNNNNNNNNNNNNNNNNNNNNNNNNNNNNNNNNNNNNNNNNNNNNNNNNNNNNNNNNNNNNNNNNNNNNNNNNNNNNNNNNNNNNNNNNNNNNNNNNNNNNNNNNNNNNNNNNNNNNNNNNNNNNNNNNNNNNNNNNNNNNNNNNNNNNNNNNNNNNNNNNNNNNNNNNNNNNNNNNNNNNNNNNNNNNNNNNNNNNNAGGCAAGGCCGGGACGGGCGAGGCCAGAGCAGGCAAGGCCGGGGCGGCCACGGGCGCGCGCGGCCACGGGCGCGCGCGGCCACGGGAGTTCCTGCCCCCGCCCAAGAAGCACCCGCCGATGAGGAagagccggacgaggaggagggtgGCATCGACGTCTTCGTGCCCCCAACAGCCATGGCGGAGGAGAAAGGACGGGGCGCGCGACGGAGCTCACGGGGAGGACGCCACGTCTCCGCTCGTCCGAGACCTCGTGGGACACCGTGGTGCGCGCGCCGACGCTATACCTCACCATCGCCCTGTCCGGCTCCAGCAGCGGCGCCGAGTCCGGCCCCGTCCgctcgccgcctcgcccggccAGCCTCCCGCACGCCGGCTGGTCGGCTCGCGCCGGCTCCGCCTCCCGCGGCTTCCTCCGCGCCCGCCTTGCTCCCTGCCTGCTCGCCCCGTCCGGCTTGGGCGCACGTTCCGGTGAGTCGGCCGCTCCTCCTAGCGTCGCTGGCCGCGGCGGGGGCACTGGGCGTCGGTGCTCTTCCTCATGGCCACCTTCCCGAGCTTGCTGACCACCCCTCTCGCTTGATTTCGTGCCGTAACCGTCGTCCCCGCGAGCACCGAGCGCTACCGTCTGCCATGGCCGATGCTCTGCTTGATGCCGAGCTCATCCCGCCATGCACAGCTGCCCGTCGTGCTCCGGGTGCTCTACTAATGCTGCCTCGTTGCTCCGTTGGGTCGCTAGCTACCCGCAACACGGCCGCCGCTCTGCCCGTCGCTGCACCCCACGTCGGCGGCTGCAACGACCACTGCTGGACGCGCCGCACTGCGGGCGTTCCAGCGAACAAACCCCCGCGACCAGCCGTGGCCGGAAACGGCCGGCCGGTGATCGCATCTCGCGCAGTTCCCGCGCTTGGCGCTGCTCCGACGGCTCGTTGCTGCCTGGGGGCCAAACGACTGAAAGAAATTTCAGCCCCAGGCTTAAAATCTCGCCGGCAGCCCCCAAGCGGCGAAAAAAACGCCTCCTAGGggtgccaacggctggagatgcccttatggaTTTGGGTCACGAGATTTGCCGGTCCTTGATGCAGTTGTACATATTTACGGATTTGAGTACATGATTGTCTATGGAAATATTCAAATGTGTATAAGTCCATATGTGCATGCGATGTGTCTGCAATTTACTCCTCTTAGAACATCTGTGACTTCTCTACTAAAATATCTGAGCCACACCATCTTATCTCCTGGTGTATACCAGTTCAAAGCAACCGATATAGAATTCCTAAGTAGCTTTCTACGTGCTAGAGCAGTCAATATCAATGACGCTATTTGTAGCAAGAAAGGTTAACTATGATTGTCAGGTTGAGCAAGACACTAATGTAGCTGTTCTTTGTCCAGATATACAGCGCATGCAAAAGTAACTGGCCAACTAACTTACGTGCACGTCTTTATTTCCACAGCATGGCATATAGCTGGAAGGAGCATCGATGTGGATTTAACATAGCAGGTGTCCTCTACACGCATGCCGAACAAATACAACAGGTCAAACATTATCCCTGCTTATGTGATTAGGACGTCTCCTCGACCTGCAAGTTACTCTTTCTCTTTTGGTTTATAATAAGGTATGCACGCATTTCTACTTTAGGCAATCATAAACAAAATATGTGCTATATGCTTCAAAAGTATATCGTTGAATTTGTATTCAAAAGAAGTTTCTAATATATGACTTCTATTATATATTCTTCATTACGTTAGTCAAATTGATGATGTGGAGATATGGGAGTTGCTGTAAGGGAGGGAGTATACAACAATACATACAGCTCAAATCGGGTCTTCAAGGATTCTTGAGCGGAGCTAATGCGTCAAAAGTGATAAGAGATTTATATCCGGCTTAGAGCATCAACTATGTGTGGCAGTGGTACTGATAGTGATGTCAAGGATTGACACCTCATACCGTTTCTAGGGTAGTAAGAATCTTGCAGCAGTACCTTTCTTAAAATCAGATGGGGTCTCACTTGCTAATAAACAATTCACAATATCTCCCCAAAGACCAGAAATTTATGTTTGTGCTTAGCCAAAGAAATAATAATTTAATTGTTCATATTCTCTGGGTGTACCAGATTTTGTTAACTTGACAACACTTGTTTTGCTGGAAAGCTTTCAATTTATCCATCATCTTTCATGGCAGTATAACGAACAACAGAAACAACAAAATTACATCTAGGTCCATAGACCCCTACGGACGTATACAACCATTGGAGCGAGCTAAAGGCACGCTGCCGTCATCGCCCCTTTCTCACTGAAGCCAGGCAATATTGTAGTAGATAGTCGAGAAGTTGTCATAGTAAGGCCCCACAGGACCAGCGCATCAGAACACCAATCACCATTGATGAAGAGAagtgtagatcagaaggatccaacctatAGACACACGAACGAAGTCTGGATGCACGGAGATTCACTGACTACAACACCGACTCAATTCCATGTCATCCTTAAGAGGCATACCTTCGCATGCCCtacgacgatgctagacgcaccgtcGGTAATGCGGCTAGGTGGGGAGGACCTTATACCATCTTCAAGCAGCCGCAACACAAATCCTTATCGATCTCAAAAAAACACCAAAAAAAGGAACAGGAACCCTCCTACTGGTAAGGTCCAAGGTCCaccacgcctccatggccctaaggccaccagaGATGAGGCGGATCGCCAGCGGCACAAATGGCAAGCGAAGAAACTCTAATAGTCTGGGCCGTCGCGTGAGGAGGTCAAATGGGTACACACTTTGACCATGAATTACTTTGATTAACATGATTTTTATATGCAATGTAGAGTCACAATTATCATTTAATAAGTGACTTTTGGAAACAAATCTAGGGATACCTGTTCTATGGTCATGTTGAGTAAGACAATAATATTTCACGTGTTGATAGTAAATATGCTCGTTAAGACGGTAATATTTCACCTGTTGAGTATTgacgtgcgtgcgtgtgcgtgtgcgtgcgtgcgtgtgcgtgcatgcctgtgcatgtgcgtgtgcgtgtgcgtgtgtgtctcCAAATATATAGTGTATTGAAAAGTAACGGGTCAACTACTACTGACTGACACTATTGCATATGGATGCACGTATTGATTTCTCTCCAGGACATGTATAGTTGGAATAGTATGAAGATCGATGTGGATAAGGATAGCAGGTGTCCCTCTGCATGCAAGTCAAACATTATCCTTGCTTATGTCATTGGGGAAAAAAATCTTATACGACCTGGGTCGTACGCCTCGCGTCGTGAGACCACCTCCAGGGGCTGACAGCTGGCAATTCGAATCTCAAAGCAACAAGAGCGATATTCTCTGATTTCCCTTTCTTCTCCAGCAGTCTTCGTGCTCCCTGCGACATGGCTTCAGAATGTTTTGCAGCTAGAGCCTCGACACAGGGCGCCACTGATTCAACCTGCTATGCCCACGTTGGTGCTGGTCCTAGATAGGACGCACCATTGCGCTGAGCTCTGGCTGGAGGTAAATTAGTGAGAGGGCGCAGGCCGCGGCTGCCGTAAATGAGCAAGAGGGCGCAGGCTGCAGCTCCCTAAACTCGTCGCTGCCGTAAATTGGCGAGAGGGGCCGTGGTTGCGCAATGGATATATCATCGTCCATGCTGCTCCTCGCCTTGTTCAGACCATCCACCGGCACCATGGGGATTGGTCGCATGAATCTGCAAGTTTGGGAAGGAGCTGCTGCCGGAGTAGCCAGGAGGCTCTCTTGCCGTCTTCAGAGACGAGAAGGAGAGGGAATTGAAGGGATCATGAAGCATCGGTGGTTCTACAAAACAACAACGATGAGAATCGCGGCGGCGCTGGAGAAAGAAAGGGGAATCGAGAATAGGTTTGCTTTGAGATTCGAATTGCCACGTGCCGGTCACTGGAGGTGGTCTCACGACGAGGGCGTACGACCCAGGTCGTATAGGATTTTTTCCTGTCATTGGGAAGCCTCCTCGGCTTACAAGTTGCTCTTTCTCTACCTTTTTATAATACATCCGAAGGGATTGTTTTGCTAACCCAATATGAAATATATGTCCTAAAAATCACACCATTGAATTCATATACAGAAAAGTTTCTAATGATATGTTGTTATAACATACTCCCTTCGTTTCAGAATAAAAGGTGTATTGATTTCCGTACAAGTCAACCATTtgaatgtttgaccaagattatagaataaaCTAACAACATCTGCAATATctaatagataaaatatgaaactagTTTTCATGATGAATCAAATTATATAAATTTTGTATTGTGGGTATTGATGTATTTTTGtaaaaaacttggtcaaacatgcacTCGTTTGTcttttgaaaaaacaaatacaccttatataacggAACAGGGGGAGTATAACTTGTAACATGTTGATTAAATTGACAATTTATGGATACTTGCAAGTCGCAACCATACAAACCAGAACGGAGAGGTTACATACACCGATACATACGACTCAAAAGTGAATGATCAAGGATTCTTGAGCAAACTAGTGCATAAAAGGCAACTATATTAAGAGGTTTAGTACCTATATAGAGCGTGAATTATGTGCACAGGGCGCATCGGTGTTGAGGGTTGACACCTCACACCGTGTCCAAGATAGGAAAAACCATGCAGTGTATTAGAGCAGCACCAGACTCACTCTGTGCTGAGGTGGTTGCAGCCCAGAGCTCCACCTTATTTGTGCGTAGAAATTTTGTAAAAATATTAGGTAGAAATAGCATTTCTGGTTCATGATATATGACTCATCAGATTTTGTTAACTCTAACAATGGCCATGAAACTTCAGTTAACATGGTTTATATATGTAACGCAAAATCACAATTATCATTAGGTGACTTTTGAAAACAAATCTAGTGATATCATTTCCACGTCACATAAACCACATATTAATATCATAATATTATTTGTGCCAATGATTTTTGCACAGGACTATTACAACAGCACCATAGAATTTACGAACGACATAAATCAAACAGATTGAACTCCCAAACTAAACGTAAAAGTGAACTTAAACACACACATTAACTAGCATGCAATTGCTAGTTTGGTTCGAGCAGGCACATATTAATTGTTGCGGCGTCTGCGCCGCTCGTCGGAGAGCTGCTTTGCATACTTAGCTAGCTCCTCCGCGTTGGTGCCCCCGCCGGGCACCTCCACATTCCGGCCGGTCTCCAGGTCCACCCCGGACACCTTCTCGCTGAGCAGCTCTTCACCAATCTTCACCAACCTATCCAAGTTGGCTTTGGAGGAGTCGTCGATCGAACCCGCACTCCCGCTCAGTTTATCATACTGCACTTGCGTTTACAACGGATCATTGAGTCATTACTACAACAGATGATGGATGGCTACATGTATCAATCGATGCCAAAAATAAAGACTATCCTCTTTTTTATGTTTTTGGAGTATAAATTACTAATTGTAATAGGTAGGCGGGTACGAACCTGGATGCGCAGGTATTGGTGGGAGGTGCCGAGGACGGCGGAGAGGACGGAGAGGTGGAAGTCGACCATGTCGGCGCTGCCGGCGTTGAACATGTCGAGGATGGGTACGGAGCCGTCCTTGATGAGCCAGCTCAAGATGCCCCACTTGGCGGCATCCTTGGCGCTGTACTTGAGTTTTGGGAGCGATGATGTCCCACAGCCGATGGAGATGACTATATATGACTTTCCCGCCGGCTGCTGCCCGGCGAGGACCATGTGCTCCGCCACCTGGTTCATCGCTAATAGAGTCTGCAGCATACGTACGCAGTCCATGAGTGAGATTATTGTTTATACGTATTGTGAATGCGGCGGCGAGGTCAATTAGTTGGTAACATACAGGGTTGTTGGCGGCCACGGCGCCGTCGATGAGGTTGAAGGCCCTCGTGCCGcccttgccattgttggtctcgaaGTAGTGCGCCGGGAAGAAGGTAGGTGCGGCGGAGGTGCCGATGGCGATGTCCGACAGGAGCGCGTTCTTGGCGGGCTGGTTCTCCAACTGATCAATCATGCACACAAGCTTAGTCAATTACTTAACAACTACTACTAGGTAGTTCACCATGTGCATGCACCACATGCATGGATACCTGGAAGCTGGAGAAGATGGTGGGTTGCAGGTACGCGATATCGAATGCCGGGATGACCACATGGGTCAGAGCCCCGTCCAGCTTGGTGTCACCGAGGTGCCGATGGAGCAGCGAATGGAGGTACTTGCCGTCGTACTTGGGCCCTGTCGCCAGAGCCAGAGCCGAGCCGATCTTGGAGAAGATGGAGCCCCTGCAGCTTCCCACGCAATAATCCAGATGACGATCGACGTTGAACTTGCGTGTAGTACAGAAATGGACGACATATACAAAGTATGCATGCATCTCAGTTGGTGACTTACTTCTGTGGGAAGATCTTGGGCGACTCGTCGATGTAGAACTTCGCTAGATCCTTGGCGTCGAACAGCGGCCGCCCATCCTTGTCCGGCGCCGCAAGCATCACCGTCAAGAGGCCACCCGTGCTCGTGCCGGCGACGACATCGAAGTAGTCCGCGATCCTAGCATCCGGCCCGTCCAGTTTCTACACACAACACATGCAGTGATATACTCCGTTAACAAGCATGATATACTACACACGAAGAGCATCATCGATGAACATATCAAAGTGGAGTAACTTACCTGGAGCTCTTTTTCAAGGAAGGCGAGGACGATGGCCGGGATGATCCCTCTCACGCCGCCGCCGTCGATGCTCAAGATGGTTATCACCTTCGCTTCGTCACCTGCTGT
The sequence above is a segment of the Triticum dicoccoides isolate Atlit2015 ecotype Zavitan chromosome 1A, WEW_v2.0, whole genome shotgun sequence genome. Coding sequences within it:
- the LOC119292666 gene encoding patatin-like protein 2 isoform X2; translation: MAGGSSATAGDEAKVITILSIDGGGVRGIIPAIVLAFLEKELQKLDGPDARIADYFDVVAGTSTGGLLTVMLAAPDKDGRPLFDAKDLAKFYIDESPKIFPQKGSIFSKIGSALALATGPKYDGKYLHSLLHRHLGDTKLDGALTHVVIPAFDIAYLQPTIFSSFQLENQPAKNALLSDIAIGTSAAPTFFPAHYFETNNGKGGTRAFNLIDGAVAANNPTLLAMNQVAEHMVLAGQQPAGKSYIVISIGCGTSSLPKLKYSAKDAAKWGILSWLIKDGSVPILDMFNAGSADMVDFHLSVLSAVLGTSHQYLRIQYDKLSGSAGSIDDSSKANLDRLVKIGEELLSEKVSGVDLETGRNVEVPGGGTNAEELAKYAKQLSDERRRRRNN
- the LOC119292666 gene encoding patatin-like protein 2 isoform X1; this translates as MAGGSSATAGDEAKVITILSIDGGGVRGIIPAIVLAFLEKELQKLDGPDARIADYFDVVAGTSTGGLLTVMLAAPDKDGRPLFDAKDLAKFYIDESPKIFPQNCRGSIFSKIGSALALATGPKYDGKYLHSLLHRHLGDTKLDGALTHVVIPAFDIAYLQPTIFSSFQLENQPAKNALLSDIAIGTSAAPTFFPAHYFETNNGKGGTRAFNLIDGAVAANNPTLLAMNQVAEHMVLAGQQPAGKSYIVISIGCGTSSLPKLKYSAKDAAKWGILSWLIKDGSVPILDMFNAGSADMVDFHLSVLSAVLGTSHQYLRIQYDKLSGSAGSIDDSSKANLDRLVKIGEELLSEKVSGVDLETGRNVEVPGGGTNAEELAKYAKQLSDERRRRRNN